One Peromyscus leucopus breed LL Stock chromosome 6, UCI_PerLeu_2.1, whole genome shotgun sequence genomic region harbors:
- the LOC119088252 gene encoding translation initiation factor IF-2-like, which produces MCCRSGVEIMSFLHTVAEPKGPAITKAQAERAEKCRGAFTQDGRRGARPSRGLSECRSTSAPSPPIPAAPGHLTYTPSPGDPPTEAARRGPQPQTPPQACCNAHPNLQPPLPAAALPIGELRVEGAGLEAGQGSTQHAPAPPTASSGGRSSDWRTERGGRSWRRGGGRKFWKGLGAPRRAAGFH; this is translated from the exons ATGTGTTGCAGAAGTGGGGTGGAAATCATGTCTTTCTTACATa CTGTGGCGGAGCCCAAGGGACCAGCTATTACTAAAGCGCAGGCGGAGCGGGCCGAGAAGTGCCGAGGGGCGTTCACGCAGGACGGCCGCCGCGGTGCCCGCCCAAGCCGGGGACTCTCCGAGTGCAGATCCACCTCCGCTCCGTCACCTCCGATCCCGGCCGCTCCCGGACACCTGACTTACACCCCCAGCCCGGGCGACCCGCCCACCGAAGCCGCCCGCCGCGGCCCCCAGCCTCAGACTCCGCCACAGGCCTGTTGCAACGCCCACCCAAACCTCCAACCGCCACTTCCGGCGGCCGCGCTTCCGATTGGCGAGTTGAGAgtggagggggcggggcttgAGGCGGGGCAAGGCTCGACACAACACGCACCTGCACCTCCCACAGCGAGTTCCGGCGGCCGCTCTTCTGATTGGCGGACTGAGCGGGGTGGGCGGAGTTGGAGGCGGGGCGGTGGCCGGAAGTTTTGGAAGGGGCTGGGAGCGCCGCGGAGAGCCGCGGGCTTTCACTGA